In Streptomyces longhuiensis, the following proteins share a genomic window:
- the nadC gene encoding carboxylating nicotinate-nucleotide diphosphorylase, with translation MSTPDLPLAESGGCGDGCGCGGADADMMECGLDPALSQLLADAGLDPVEVEDIAHMAIAEDLDGGVDVTTVATIPEDAVATADFTAREDGVVAGLRVAEAVLSVVCTDEFEVERHAEDGDRITAGQKLLSVTTRTRDLLTAERSALNILCRLSGIATATRAWADALEGTTANVRDTRKTTPGLRSLEKFAVRMGGGVNHRMSLSDAALVKDNHVVAAGGVAQAFKAVRESFPGLAVEVEVDTLDQLREVVEAGADLILLDNFTPAETQEAVAIVGGRALLESSGRLTLANAREYAATGVDFLAVGALTHSSPILDIGLDLRAAE, from the coding sequence GTGAGTACCCCCGACCTCCCCCTCGCCGAGAGCGGCGGCTGCGGCGACGGCTGCGGCTGCGGCGGAGCCGACGCCGACATGATGGAGTGCGGCCTCGACCCCGCCCTCTCCCAGCTCCTGGCCGACGCGGGCCTCGACCCCGTGGAGGTCGAGGACATCGCGCACATGGCCATCGCCGAGGACCTGGACGGCGGCGTGGACGTCACCACGGTCGCCACCATCCCCGAGGACGCCGTCGCCACGGCCGACTTCACCGCCCGCGAGGACGGCGTCGTGGCGGGTCTGCGCGTCGCCGAGGCCGTGCTCTCCGTGGTCTGCACGGACGAGTTCGAGGTCGAGCGGCACGCGGAGGACGGTGACCGGATCACCGCCGGGCAGAAGCTCCTCAGCGTCACCACCCGCACCCGCGACCTGCTGACCGCCGAGCGCAGCGCCCTCAACATCCTGTGCCGCCTGTCCGGCATCGCGACCGCCACGCGCGCGTGGGCGGACGCGCTGGAGGGGACCACGGCGAACGTCCGCGACACCCGCAAGACGACGCCCGGCCTGCGCTCCCTGGAGAAGTTCGCCGTCCGGATGGGCGGCGGCGTCAACCACCGCATGTCGCTCTCCGACGCGGCTCTGGTCAAGGACAACCACGTGGTCGCCGCCGGCGGCGTCGCGCAGGCCTTCAAGGCCGTACGGGAGTCCTTCCCGGGCCTCGCCGTCGAGGTCGAGGTCGACACCCTGGACCAGCTGCGCGAGGTCGTGGAGGCGGGCGCAGACCTGATCCTCCTGGACAACTTCACGCCGGCCGAGACCCAGGAGGCCGTCGCGATCGTGGGCGGCCGCGCCCTCCTGGAGTCCTCGGGCCGGCTGACCCTGGCGAACGCGCGCGAGTACGCCGCGACGGGCGTCGACTTCCTCGCGGTGGGCGCGCTGACCCACTCGTCGCCGATCCTGGACATCGGCCTCGACCTGCGCGCGGCGGAGTAG
- a CDS encoding type III pantothenate kinase, translating to MLLTIDVGNTHTVLGLFDGEEIVEHWRISTDARRTADELAVLLQGLMGMHPLLGDELGDGIDGIAICSTVPSVLHELREVTRRYYGDVPAVLVEPGIKTGVPILMDNPKEVGADRIINAVAAVELYGGPAIVVDFGTATTFDAVSARGEYAGGVIAPGIEISVEALGVRGAQLRKIEIARPRSVIGKNTVEAMQSGILYGFAGQVDGVVTRMARELADDPDDVTVIATGGLAPMVLGEAAVIDEHEPWLTLIGLRLVYERNVSRS from the coding sequence ATGCTGCTCACCATCGACGTAGGCAACACGCACACCGTCCTCGGCCTGTTCGACGGGGAGGAGATCGTCGAGCACTGGCGCATCTCCACCGACGCCCGCCGTACCGCCGACGAGCTCGCCGTGCTCCTCCAGGGCCTGATGGGCATGCACCCGCTGCTCGGCGACGAACTCGGCGACGGCATCGACGGCATCGCGATCTGCTCGACCGTCCCCTCGGTCCTGCACGAGCTGCGCGAGGTCACCCGGCGCTACTACGGGGACGTGCCCGCCGTCCTCGTGGAGCCCGGCATCAAGACCGGTGTCCCGATCCTCATGGACAACCCCAAGGAGGTCGGCGCCGACCGCATCATCAACGCGGTCGCGGCGGTCGAGCTCTACGGGGGGCCCGCCATCGTCGTCGACTTCGGCACGGCGACCACCTTCGACGCGGTCTCCGCGCGCGGGGAGTACGCCGGCGGCGTCATCGCCCCCGGCATCGAGATCTCCGTGGAGGCCCTGGGCGTCAGGGGCGCCCAGCTCCGCAAGATCGAGATCGCCCGCCCGCGCAGCGTCATCGGCAAGAACACCGTCGAGGCCATGCAGTCCGGCATCCTGTACGGCTTCGCGGGCCAGGTCGACGGCGTGGTGACCCGTATGGCGCGCGAGCTCGCCGACGACCCGGACGACGTGACCGTCATCGCCACGGGTGGCCTGGCGCCCATGGTGCTCGGCGAGGCCGCGGTGATCGACGAGCACGAGCCGTGGCTGACGCTGATCGGCCTGCGGCTGGTCTACGAGCGGAACGTCTCCCGCTCCTGA
- a CDS encoding BlaI/MecI/CopY family transcriptional regulator has product MPRPLGELEDAVMTRVWKWNRPVTVREVLEDLQQERSIAYTTVMTVLDNLHQKGWVRREAEGRAYRYEAVSTRAAYSAALMNDAWSQSDNPAAALVAFFGMMSPEQREALSDAVRMVQGPQAQTLTTQEPEGSEAPEGREEPQDSEQPSATEASEGSEEPEGPGEPATDDGR; this is encoded by the coding sequence GTGCCGCGCCCATTGGGAGAACTCGAAGACGCAGTGATGACACGGGTGTGGAAGTGGAACCGCCCCGTGACGGTTCGCGAAGTCCTGGAAGACCTCCAGCAGGAACGGTCCATCGCCTACACCACGGTCATGACCGTTTTGGACAATCTCCACCAGAAGGGCTGGGTGCGCCGCGAAGCGGAAGGCCGGGCCTATCGATATGAGGCCGTCTCCACTCGCGCCGCCTACTCCGCCGCGCTGATGAACGACGCATGGTCCCAGAGCGACAACCCGGCGGCGGCTCTCGTCGCCTTCTTCGGCATGATGTCGCCGGAACAACGCGAAGCGCTGAGCGATGCCGTGCGCATGGTGCAGGGACCTCAGGCGCAGACCCTCACGACTCAAGAGCCGGAAGGCTCTGAAGCCCCCGAGGGGCGTGAAGAGCCACAGGACTCCGAACAGCCTTCAGCGACTGAAGCATCGGAAGGGTCCGAGGAACCTGAAGGACCCGGGGAGCCGGCAACGGACGACGGGCGATAG
- a CDS encoding amino-acid N-acetyltransferase: MPAQLPEVTAKAVTVRRARTADVPAVRRLLDAYSREGILLDKATVTLYEDIQEFWVAERDDNAEVVGCGALHVMWEDLAEVRTLAVNPVVRGAGVGHQLLQKLLQTARWIGVRRVFCLTFEVEFFANHGFVEIGEAPVDTIDTDVYSELLRSYDEGVAEFLGLERVKPNTLGNSRMLLHL; this comes from the coding sequence ATGCCAGCACAGCTCCCCGAAGTCACCGCAAAAGCAGTCACCGTGCGCAGGGCGAGGACGGCCGATGTGCCGGCCGTGCGCCGACTCCTCGACGCGTACAGCCGCGAGGGGATCCTGCTCGACAAAGCCACCGTGACGCTTTACGAGGACATCCAGGAGTTCTGGGTCGCGGAACGCGACGACAACGCGGAGGTCGTCGGCTGCGGCGCCCTGCATGTGATGTGGGAAGACCTCGCGGAAGTCCGCACCCTCGCCGTGAATCCGGTGGTCAGGGGCGCGGGTGTCGGTCATCAACTGCTCCAGAAGTTGCTGCAGACCGCGCGCTGGATCGGTGTTCGCCGGGTTTTCTGTCTGACCTTCGAAGTGGAGTTCTTCGCGAACCACGGCTTCGTGGAGATCGGAGAGGCACCCGTCGATACCATCGACACCGATGTCTACAGCGAGCTCTTGCGTTCCTATGACGAGGGTGTCGCGGAGTTCCTCGGTCTCGAACGAGTGAAACCGAACACCTTGGGCAACAGCCGGATGCTTCTGCATCTGTGA